One window of Mauremys mutica isolate MM-2020 ecotype Southern chromosome 20, ASM2049712v1, whole genome shotgun sequence genomic DNA carries:
- the LOC123353537 gene encoding adenylate kinase isoenzyme 1, translated as MGLCQARLPKTAKPLNPELQAMLKSQVIIFMLGGPGSGKGTQCERLAAKYQFQHLGMGNLLRAEASEPTRQGRQIKDIMLKGALVPSGFVLDLLNTNLLQREEAAKGFLVSGFPRELNQAKDFERVVGRPPNIVIILDCSTETMIQRLLLRGQTGHRADDHESCIRQRLETHYSLCEPVVSYYQEKNLLRNILGEEPEDAIFAKCCSVLDSLR; from the exons ATGGGACTTTGCCAGGCCCGGCTTCCTAAAACTGCCAAGCCTCTGAATCCTGAACTGCAGG CGATGCTGAAGTCACAAGTCATCATCTTCATGCTAGGAGGCCCAGGCTCCGGcaaagggacacagtgtgagaggCTGGCTGCCAAGTACCAGTTCCAGCACCTGGGCATGGGGAACCTGCTGCGGGCGGAAGCCAGCGAGCCCACGCGCCAGGGGCGCCAAATCAAGGACATCATGCTGAAAGGAGCCCTGGTGCCTTCA GGCTTCGTCCTCGACCTGCTGAACACCAACCTACTGCAGAGAGAGGAGGCGGCGAAGGGCTTCCTGGTCAGCGGCTTCCCCCGGGAGCTCAACCAGGCCAAGGACTTTGAGCGTGTG GTGGGGCGTCCTCCCAACATCGTGATCATCTTGGACTGCTCGACGGAGACCATGATCCAGCGGCTGCTGCTGCGGGGCCAGACCGGCCATCGGGCCGACGACCACGAGAGCTGCATCCGCCAGCGGCTGGAGACGCACTACTCGCTGTGCGAGCCCGTCGTCAGCTACTACCAGGAGAAGAACCTGCTCAGAAAC ATTCTAGGCGAGGAGCCAGAAGACGCCATCTTCGCGAAGTGCTGCTCCGTCCTCGACAGCCTCCGTTAG